In Govania unica, the sequence GCGGAAAATGGATCAGGATCCGCCGGTTCGGGGGATTCCGGCGGAAAGCGGACAGCGGCATGGCGTGAGGCCGCCTTATCCGAGCCAGAGTTCTCCCAATCACTCTCATTCCGGTTCCAAAAACGTCGAGCCGCGCTCTGACGGCTCAGAGGTGATTTCCGGACGGGAGCGCAAACCTTCAGCACTTTATCCGAATGATGATCGTGATCGCCGCGCCTTGCAGCAGATGATGGGCCATGACCGGGCGCGGGCGGCGGTGCAGACCGGAACGATTCGCTCCCTGACCGAAATTCGCGGCCAGGTGCGGCGTCAGTTTGATGGTCGCATCGTCGGCGTCGAGCTTTATGAAAACCGGATGGGCGGCGGCCCGGATTGGGTCTATGACCTGCGCGTGCTCAATCCGCACGGCAATGTGGTGGCGGTGGAAATGGATGCGCGCACGGGCCGGGTACTGGCCGTGCGCGGAATGCGTTAAAATAGAGCGATCTGGAAAACAGGGCGACCGGTCACAAAAAGGGTAGTGAAACAATCATGCGTATTCTGGTGGTGGAAGACGACCCCGATATCCTGCGTCAGGTGGCCCTGTCCCTTGAGGATGCGGGCTATGTGGTGGACCGCGCCGGAGATGGCGAGGAAGGGCATTATCTTGGCATAAACGAAGCCTATGACGCCGTGGTGCTCGATCTCGGGCTGCCGGTCATGGACGGGGTCAGCGTCCTTGAACGCTGGCGCACGGCTGGGCTCAAGATGCCGGTGCTTATTCTGACCGCCCGCGACCGGTGGAGCGACAAGGTGGCCGGGCTTGATGCCGGGGCCGATGATTACCTGACCAAACCCTTTCGTCTTGAAGAACTGTTGGCGCGGGTGCGGGCGCTCATTCGTCGGGCCGCCGGCCTGCCATCACCGGAACTCAATTGCGGGCCAGTTTCGCTCAATACCCGCAGCGGCAAGGTCACGGCGGATGGCGTGCCGATCAAATTGACGGCGCAGGAATATCGCCTGCTCGCCTATCTTATGCATCACCCGGATAAGGTGGTGTCACGCACCGAGCTGACCGAACATATTTACGATCAGGACTTCGATCGCGATTCAAACACTATCGAAGTGTTTGTGAACCGCATCCGCAAAAAGCTGCCGGTGGATATCATCCGCACCGTGCGCGGGCTCGGCTATCGCATCGAAGAGCCAGGTTCTGGAGGACAAGCCGTCGAATGACGCAGGCCTCGGGTTCACCTGCCTCCACTCAGACCGGGGACGCCGGCTCAGGCATTCGCGCCAGTCAGTCGCTGACCGCGCGCATTCTGATCGCGGCCGTGGTTTGGCTGGCGATTGCCCTGGCGGCGGGTGGATTCGGTCTGTCCTATGTCTTTAAAAGCGCGGTCGAGCGCAACTTTGACAGCCGCTTGAGCATGCTGCTTGATTCTTTGGTGGGGGCGAGCAACGTGGACGGGCAGGGCATTGTCAGTCTCTACCGTTCGATGATGGACCCGCGCTTTGATCGTCCCTATTCGGGTTGGTATTGGCGCATATCGGCTGTGGGAGAGCTGCCGTTCCGTTCGCGCTCGCTGTGGGATCAGGATTTGTCCTTTCCCGATGCCCGCCATCTCGCGCGTGCAGAATTCGTCAATTTCAAAGGTCCGGAAGCGCAACGTCTGCGGGCCACAGCGCGCGATATTCATTTGCCGGGCTCGGCCAAAACCTATCGCTTCATGGTTGCGGGCGATCTTTCGGAAGTGGAGCTACAGGTCCGCGACTTTAATCGCATGCTGATCTGGTGGTTGTCAGCCCTGGGCGGCGTGCTTCTGGCCACCATGGCTATTCAGGTGCGTTATGGTTTGATGCCGCTCCGGACCTTGTCGCGCAAATTGTCCGCCATTCGTTCGGGCCGCGCGACACGGCTTGAGGGGCCGACGCCGAAAGAGATCATGCCGCTTGTGACCGAATTGAATGCGCTCATCGATCATAATGCCGCGGTGGTGGAGCGCGCACAAAAACATGTGGGCAATCTGGCGCATGCGCTGAAGACGCCGCTCACTGTCATGTCCAACGAAGCGGACGCGCAGTCGAGCGATCTGGCAAAACTGGTGACGCGGCAGACGGACATCATGCGCCGTCATGTGGATCATCATCTGGCGCGCGCCCGGGCTGCTGCGCGGGGCGGGGTCATTGGCAGCCGTTCAGACGTCATGCCGGCGCTGCGGGATCTTGTGCGCGTCATCGAAAAAATCTACGGCCATCGCGGATTGAAATTTTCCATCGTCAAACGTGCCGTGGACAAGGATCTTGTGTTTCGCGGGGAACGTCAGGATCTTGACGACATGCTGGGCAATCTCCTGGACAATGCCGGGAAGTGGGCCAAAACGCGGGTGCGTCTGACGGTCGGCTGCGATGATGGGCGATTGCGCATTCAGATCGAAGATGATGGACCGGGCATATCGGAAAAAGATCGTGCACTTGTGTTCACACGCGGCGAACGCATTGATGAAAGCGTGCCGGGTAGCGGGCTCGGTCTCGGCATCGTCAAGGATCTTGCGGAACTTTGCGGTGGAGATGTACGTCTTAAAGAAAGCCCGCTTGGCGGGCTGCTGGCGGAACTTGATTTGCCGCGCGTTCTTGATCAGCGGTGATATTGCAGAAGATGATTGGTTCCTGACCAGGTCATTCATCTAAGGTTCAGGCGCATCTTCCTAGGATGGCAACAAGTGGTGAGAGTAGAGGTTGAACAATGACTCCAATCCTGTCTAAAACTGTGGCGATCCTGATGTGCGGCGCAATGCTCACGGCCTGTGAAAACATGGGCCCGAAAGAGCAAGGCGGAACGGCAATGGGTGCTGCCACCGGTGCTATTCTCGGTGCAGCTATCGGCACGTCCAGCAATTGTCGCGGTTATCGGTGCAGGTCTTCCACCAGCGGCAGCGCAATAGCGATCGGTGCGCTCGCCGGGGCTTTGATCGGTGGCCAGATCGGCCGCTCGATGGACGCGAAGGACCGTCAGATGTATGGCGGCGCGCAACAGCAGGCTTTCGAATATGGCCGGGCGGGCCAGCCGTCTTACTGGCGCAATCCGGACAGCGGCAATTACGGCGAAGTGGTCCCCAAGGCGGCTTATCAGCGCCAAAACCAATATTGCCGTGAATTCACCCAGACCATCGTTGTCGGCGGCCAGAAGGAGCAGGGCTACGGCACTGCCTGCCGCCAGCCCGACGGCAGCTGGAAAATCGTCAATAACAATTAAATCTTGAAGGAATTGGCAGGTCCGGATTGGAACCCTCTCCCTCCCCACTCAGTGCCCCCCACGGCACATCCGGACTTGTCATGATCCCCGGCCGGGCCCCCTCGGCCGGGGATTGCTTTTATAAGCTCAGCCCGCCGGGTCGTTGGTGCGGCGTTCTCCGCCGGTGAAGCTGAGCGTCACCGCCCACCCCATATTGTCGCCGGTGGGCGTGGCTTCGCTGGCGGATATCTCGGCACCTTTGGGCAGCGCTTCGGCGGCAACCGAAATGGCTTCCTCGGCGCTGTCGGCGGTGACGGTCACCGTATATTTATGCTTGTGGCCGTGTTTTTTGGCTTTGGGGCTGTCGTCTGTCATGACCTTACTCGGATCTCGCTTACTTAGTTCTCGGGGAAAAAATCGCCGCGGCGGCCAGCATCAGCCAGCCCAGAATATAAAAGCCGCCGCCAATCGGTACGAGGGGATGGAGAAAGATCGGACCGCCCAGGGCCAGATTGTAGAGCCCGCCTGAAAAGCCGAGCGTGCCGAGGATGAACGCGATCCCGGCCAGCGGCAGAAGACGACGGTTGCCGAAATATGCGCTTGCGAGCCCCACAGAGATCAGCGCCAGCGCATGCCACAGCTGATATTCGACTCCCATATCAATGAGCTCAAGCT encodes:
- a CDS encoding PepSY domain-containing protein — encoded protein: MMSYRVVKGTRWTIAAGVVALLAIADAAGRPVHAFDPDRPVRQAQSRKMDQDPPVRGIPAESGQRHGVRPPYPSQSSPNHSHSGSKNVEPRSDGSEVISGRERKPSALYPNDDRDRRALQQMMGHDRARAAVQTGTIRSLTEIRGQVRRQFDGRIVGVELYENRMGGGPDWVYDLRVLNPHGNVVAVEMDARTGRVLAVRGMR
- a CDS encoding response regulator transcription factor; translation: MRILVVEDDPDILRQVALSLEDAGYVVDRAGDGEEGHYLGINEAYDAVVLDLGLPVMDGVSVLERWRTAGLKMPVLILTARDRWSDKVAGLDAGADDYLTKPFRLEELLARVRALIRRAAGLPSPELNCGPVSLNTRSGKVTADGVPIKLTAQEYRLLAYLMHHPDKVVSRTELTEHIYDQDFDRDSNTIEVFVNRIRKKLPVDIIRTVRGLGYRIEEPGSGGQAVE
- a CDS encoding ATP-binding protein; this encodes MTQASGSPASTQTGDAGSGIRASQSLTARILIAAVVWLAIALAAGGFGLSYVFKSAVERNFDSRLSMLLDSLVGASNVDGQGIVSLYRSMMDPRFDRPYSGWYWRISAVGELPFRSRSLWDQDLSFPDARHLARAEFVNFKGPEAQRLRATARDIHLPGSAKTYRFMVAGDLSEVELQVRDFNRMLIWWLSALGGVLLATMAIQVRYGLMPLRTLSRKLSAIRSGRATRLEGPTPKEIMPLVTELNALIDHNAAVVERAQKHVGNLAHALKTPLTVMSNEADAQSSDLAKLVTRQTDIMRRHVDHHLARARAAARGGVIGSRSDVMPALRDLVRVIEKIYGHRGLKFSIVKRAVDKDLVFRGERQDLDDMLGNLLDNAGKWAKTRVRLTVGCDDGRLRIQIEDDGPGISEKDRALVFTRGERIDESVPGSGLGLGIVKDLAELCGGDVRLKESPLGGLLAELDLPRVLDQR
- a CDS encoding RT0821/Lpp0805 family surface protein; translation: MGAATGAILGAAIGTSSNCRGYRCRSSTSGSAIAIGALAGALIGGQIGRSMDAKDRQMYGGAQQQAFEYGRAGQPSYWRNPDSGNYGEVVPKAAYQRQNQYCREFTQTIVVGGQKEQGYGTACRQPDGSWKIVNNN
- a CDS encoding DUF423 domain-containing protein — its product is MIRFWIAAGALSAASAVAMGAVSAHALAAFVSPMELELIDMGVEYQLWHALALISVGLASAYFGNRRLLPLAGIAFILGTLGFSGGLYNLALGGPIFLHPLVPIGGGFYILGWLMLAAAAIFSPRTK